The DNA sequence GCTCGGCGGGCCAATCGACGGGGCGCACGAGGACGAACTCGGCGGCCTTGCGGGCGACGCTGGTGTCCAGGCCGGCCTTCTCCGCCCAGGCGACGGTCTGCTCGACGGCGGCGTTCATCACCGGGTGGTGGAACGCGGCCTGGATGGGCAGCGGGCTAAAGCGGGGCGCGAAGGGGGCTCCGCCGCGCTCCTTATTCTCGATCGCCTTGGCGTCTTTGCGCGCGAACTTCTCCAATAGGGCCTGCACCGCAGCGTTGTCTTGGGGGCGGCCGACGAGCACGTAGGCGTCACGAGAATTGCGCAGGCCAATCACCGGACGCAGCTCTTCCGGCACGTCCGCGGTGGCATGGTCGATGGCCAGCTGCAGCTGATCGCGGGTGATGCCCGAGATCGCGATCATGGGCATCTGCTCGCCCTGCTGGATGAGGCCGGTCATGCGGGCGGTGCGGGTGAGCGCGGCGCCGATGAGCTGGGCGATGGCGAGGAGTTCATCGGACTCGGCCTCGCCGTCGAGCAGCATGGAGGACAGCACGCCCTGCGAGTGCGCGAAGTTGGCAACCGATCGGTCGAGTTCGAGACCCTGGCGGTCCAGCGACTCCAACACCCCGAGCTGAGCGGCGAAAATGCCCGGCACGCTGATGGCGGCCTGGTTGATGTCAAAGTCCGGGCCTTCTTCCGTCTTAGCCCAGGCGACCGGGTCGAACCCGAAGGGGCGGGTGCCGGCGAGGTCATCGGCGACGGGGCCGAGCTTGTAGGCGGCGCCGTCGACCAATGAGCTGATGGCGGTGCCTACGCCGGCGGCTACCGCGGTGCGCAGAGTCTTCAACCAGTCGTATCCCTGGCCGGCGAAGGCCAGGGCGAACGGCTCGGATGCAAAACGGTCGATCAGGCGGTCTGCGCTGACGGAAGTGCTGTAATCGGTCACGTGAGTGCTCGCTCCTGTGTTTCCTGTTTGTTGCTGGCGAAAATCGCAGGCCGAATCTGCCCACAAGTTTTGATAGCCAAATATGCCACATAAACCTGAGGAAAGCGTCATCTTTCGCCGACATGTCGCGGCGATCTTTTCCCGCCCCACACCTACGATGCCGTAGGTTTCCGGTGGCCAGGGGGCCTGCCCGTCAATGCGTTTGCAGGGGAACGCAGCAGCTTATCGACGTCCCCGCACCCCCACCGGGGCCACGCCCCCACACCCCCGCAGGGTGACCGGGGTCACCCAAGGGAGGGGGTGAGGGTATCTGCCACAGGCCCCGCCCGGAGGCCTCAGAGGCTCCGGCGGGCGGCCTCCAACACGCCAACAACGATCGCGCTGTGCTCCAGCAGACGATCGCGGGCGGCGAGATCCCCCTCCCGGATGAGACGCTCAAACTCCACGAACTCCGCGATCATCCGGTGCGACTGCGGCGCCGGCTCCCACACCTGCTCCTCCTCGCCGCGCCGCCGATGAACAACTCCGCTGAGCTCATTGGGCGGGGCGCTACACAGCGCATACCCATCCAACCCGCGCAGGATGGTCCGGTTGGGGCCGTCACAATCCTTGCCAAAAACCGCGATGGCCGTGGTCTCCGGGTATTCGAGAGTAAGCACGCCCGAGGTATCGGTACCGCGCTCAATGTTCGGCGCGTAGCTAATCGCCTTCGGCTGCCCGAGCAACCCGACGATGACGTGCACGGCGTACACACCCAAATCCATGAGCGACCCACCACCGTGCGCGGGATCAAAGGACGGGTGAAGAGGCTCACCCGCGCGGAAAGCATCCATGCGCGACGAATACTGCGCATACTCACTACTGAGCAGCTTCAACGTGCCCAGCGAAGGCAGGAGATCACGCAAGTACCCGAACGACTCTGAATGAACCGTCGTGATGGCTTCCACGAGGATGAGACCCCGCTCGCGGGCCAGCTCAGCCAACGTTTCCAACTGCGCCGACTCCAAAACAAAGGGCTTCTCACAGATGACGTTCTTGCCCGCCAACAACGCCGCGCGGCTGAATTCAAAGTGCAGCGTGTTCGGAACTGCCACCCACACCGTGTCAATCCCGGGGTCGGCCAAGCATTCGTCCACGTCCGTGTACACCCGCGGGATGTCGAACTCCTCCGCAATCGGCTCCAGCACTTCCCGCCTGCGCCCATAGATCGCCGCGAGCTCCAGACCAGGGATTTTCTTGGCTTCCGGGAGGAACTCGTTGACGATCTTCCCGGCGCCGAGGACGGCTAACTTCATGGCTACTCCTTTATGGTGTCCGTCTCACCTGTTGCTTTTAACAAAAGGCTGTCACATAATGGTGAGCGAGACCAGCCCCTTGAAGGGTTGGACCAAGGATTGTAACCCTCACGGGGCAAGACCTGAGCAACAGACCATGCGTCAAGCATGGCCTGCGGCTCGGGTCTTTTTGCGTTCCTGGACCAGTTCTAGCACCAAGAGAGAAGGACGACATGGCAACGAAAACCGCCTTCCGGCCCTTGGCCGAAGGAGTCGTGGCTGCGCTTGGCGGACCAGACAACATCCGCTCTGTCACGCATTGCGCGACCCGGCTGCGCTTTAAGATCAAGGATGCCGCGAAGGTGGACGACGCGGGCGTCGAGAAGCATGACGGCGTGATCACACTGGTGAAGGCCGGTGGGCAGCACCAAGTAGTCATCGGCAACGATGTGGCTCTCGCCTACCAGGCGATTGTCGACGTCGACGGCATGTCCACCAAGGCCGTCAAGGAGGCCTCCGAAGACGAGGATGAGGGGCCGCAAGGCAGCCTGTTTAACCGGCTCATCGACCTCATCTCCTCCCTCTTTAGCCCGATCTTGTGGTGCCTGTCCGGAATTGCGCTGCTCAAAGCCTTCCTGGCGATGTCGGTGCAATTCGGATGGATTGATACCGAGGGCACGAACTACCTCGTGCTCAATGCCATGGCAGACGCGGTGTTCTACTTCTTGCCGCTGTACCTGGCACTGACGGCCGCCCGGAAATTCAAGGTCAACGACTTCATTGCTCTCTCCGTCGTCGCCCCGCTGGTCTACCCCACCGTGGTCGCACTCGGCGGCGTCGAGGAACCAGTCACCCTCTTCGGCCTGCCTCTCATCACCATGAGCTACGCGTCCTCCGTCATCCCCGCGATCCTCGCCGTGTGGTTGACCGGCTACCTGCAACGATGGCTGGAGCGGGTACTGCCCGGCGCGATCCGCACCTTCGGCACTCCGCTGTTGTGCGTGCTCATCATGGTCCCGCTGGTCCTGTTCACAGTCGGCCCCATCACGATGATCGCGTCGAATGGGATTTCCAACGCCATCGCCTGGCTGTTCCACGTCGCCCCGTGGCTCGCTGGCGCCCTCATGGGCGGGTTCTGGCAGGTCTTCGTCATGTTCGGCCTGCATTGGGGCTTCGTGCCGGTCTTCCTCAATGACATCGCCACGCAGGGTTACAGCAGCATCATGGCGGTACTCATGGCGCCAGTCCTTGCCCAAGGTGCGGCCACCGCGGCCGTCTTCCTCCGCTCGAAGGTGGCGGCTCGCCGCAAGGTCGCCGGCCCAGCCACCGTCTCCGCCATCCTCGCCGGAGTGACCGAACCCGCCGTGTATGGCGTCACCTTGCCGCTGAAAATCCCCTTCTATCTCGGCTGCGTTGGCGGCGCGATCGGCGGCGCCATCATCGCCATGGGCGGCGCGGCATTCAACACCTTCGTGTTCCCCTCGGTCCTGGCCACACCCGCGCTCCTCGGCCGCGGCAACCTCATCATGGCTTTCAGCGGCATCGTCGTCGCCATGATCGTGGCCTTCATCGGCACGTGGATTGTGATGCCGCGACTGGAGAAACAGGAGGCAGCTGTTCCTTCCAGCCCCGAGGACACGACTATCGACGTCCCCTCCGGCACCACCGCCATTCTCCTCCCCGTCCGCGGCGAGGTCATCCCGCTCGACCAGGTCGATGACAAAGTCTTCGCCTCTGGCGCAATGGGCACCGGGCTCGCCGTGCTACCCGCCGACGGCGAGGTCATCGCACCCGTCTCCGGCACCGTCATCGCGGCGCCAAAGTCCGGCCATGCCTTTGGTATCAAATCCCCCGAAGGCATCGAGGTCCTCGTGCACGTGGGCTTGGACACCGTCGCGATGAAGGGCGAGGGATTCACCCCGCACGTGGCCAAGGGCGACGTCGTCACGGCAGGGCAACCGCTGGTCACCGCAGACCTGGCGGCCATTGCGGCGGCCGGGTACGAAGCCACGACCCTGCTCGTAGTCACCAACTCCGGCACATTGGCTGATGTCCGCAACGTCGCACCGAATGTGTCCTCGCTCGCCGGTGAAGCCGGCATCTTGGTCACCCCCTAAACCACTCACTCACTCAAGGAGATACTCATGTTCCCGAACAACTTCCTCTGGGGCGGCGCCACCGCCGCCAACCAAATCGAAGGTGCCTACAACCAGGGCGGCAAGGGCCTATCCATCCAGGACGTACTGCCGCGCGGAGTCGTCCACGAGACCACCGACGGCCCCACCCCCGACAACCTCAAACTGGTGGCGATCGACCACTACGAACGCTACGCCGAGGACATCGCACTGTTCGCCGAAATGGGATTCAAGGTCTACCGCTTCTCCATCGCCTGGTCGCGCATCTTCCCCAACGGCGACGAAACCGAACCCAATGAAGAGGGTTTGGCCTTCTACGACCGCATCCTCGACGAGCTAGAAAAGTACGGCATCGAACCGCTGGTGACCATCAGCCACTACGAGACCCCACTGCACCTGGCCCGCCACTACGGAGGCTGGACCAACCGCGCCCTCATCGACTTCTTCGAGCGCTACGCCCGCGCTCTGTTCACCCGCTACCGCGGCCGCATCCGCTACTGGCTGACCTTCAACGAGATCAATTCTCTGCTGCACATTCCGATCCTCGGCGGCATCGATAAGCCAGAACCCTCGCGGCAGGAGCTGTACCAGGCGATGCACCACGAACTTGTTGCCAGCGGCCGGGTCACCCGCATCGCGCACGAGATTGATCCGAGCAACCAGATCGGCTGCATGATCCTCGCCGTGCCGCGCTACCCGCTGACTCCTTCCCCGCTGGACGCCCTCGCCACCCTTCAGGCCTCCCAAGGCGACTACGCCTTCGGCGACATCCACTGCCGCGGCTACTACCCCGGCTACCTCCTCCGCACCTTGCGGGAACAAGGCATCGACCTCGACATCACCGACGCCGATCGCGCTGACTTGGCCAACACCGTCGACTTCGTGTCCTTCTCCTATTACATGTCCGTATGCGAAACCGCCGACCCCACCAAACAAATCAAGGGTGAGGGCAACCTCATTGGTGGCGTCCCCAACCCAACTCTCGAAGCCTCCGAGTGGGGCTGGCAGATCGACCCCGTCGGCCTGCGCATCATCCTCAACGACTACTGGGATCGCTGGCAAAAGCCACTGTTCATCGTCGAAAACGGACTCGGCGCCAAAGACGTTCTTACCGCGACCCCCGACGGCCCCACCGTCGACGACTCCTACCGCATTGCGTACATGCGCGACCACCTCATCCAGGTCGGCGAAGCCATCGAGGATGGCGTCGACCTGCTTGGCTACACCTCCTGGGGCTGCATCGACGTCGTCTCCGCCTCCACCGCCGAAATGTCCAAGCGCTACGGCTTTATCTACGTCGATCGCCACGACGATGGCTCCGGTACCCTGGACCGATACCGCAAGAAGTCCTTTCACTGGTACCGCGACGTCATTGCTTCCAACGGCGCAACGCTGACCGATTAAGGAAGTACATGAAGGTAGTCCGGGTACTCAACAACAACGTCGTCCTCGCCACCGACGGCTCCGGCCGCGAGGTCATCCTCACCGGCTGGGGTGTCGGCTTCCAGATGAAGCCCGGCGCGGTTGTTGACACTGCCAAGGTCACCCGGACCTTCGTCCCCGAGGAGGGCCGCGATAGGGATCACCTCGCTGGCATGCTCTCGGCCATCGATCCCGAGTTCGTCATGCTTGCCGACGACGCCCTCACCGCCACCCTCCCCGCCTCCCCAGGTCCCGCCACCGTCGTCGCTCTCGCCGACCACCTTTCCTTCGCCGTTCAGCGGGCCCAGGGCGGGGTGGCCCTGGGGCCACACCCGCTGCAGGCGGAAGTCTCCCACCTGTACCCGGATGAATACGCCGCGGCTCGCGCGATCGTCGAAAAGGTTTCTTCGCAGGTGGAAGTGGACTTGCCGGACTCGGAAGCCGTGGCCGTTGCCCTGCACCTGGTCAACGCCGGTTTCCACACCGATGACCTCTCCGACACCTACACCATGACCGGAGTATTCTCCCAGCTCTTCGAGATCATCGACTCCTCCTACGACACTTCCATCGACCGCTCCTCCATTTCCGCCGCCCGCTTCATCACTCACCTCCGCTACTTCTTCGTCCGCGCCCGCGACGGCCGCCAACTCAAGGAAGGCATGGCAGTGCTCGCCTCCAGCCTCGAGGTCTCCCACCCGGAGGCTGTCCAGTGCGCTCAGCGCCTTGCTCGGGTTCTCGAACTCCGCCTCGGGGTCCCCCTCACCGAAGACGAAGTCGCCTACCTCGCGCTCCACGTCGCGCGATTAAGCTCAGACCTGTCACCCTCCAGAGAGGCAGAATCATGAAAGCCACACTGATGTACGGCGCCGGTGATGTCCGCGTCGACACCGTCCCGGATCCCATCATCCACTTCCCCACCGACGCCCTCGTCCGCACCATCCGTGCCTGCGTGTGCGGCTCTGACCTGCACCCATACCACGACATGCCCGCCCGCGAGCACGGCCGTTCCATGGGCCACGAGCTCATCGCCGTCGTCGAAGAGGTCGGCCCGGAAGTACGACACATCAAGAAGGGCGACTTCGTCATCGCCCCCTTCGCCTTCCAGGACAACACCTGCGAATTCTGCCGCGAAGGCCTCCAGACCAACTGCCCGCACGGCGGCTTCTACGGCACGCCCGAGGCCGCTGGCCTCCAAGCCGAGCTCGCCCGCATCCCGCTTGCCGATGGCAGCCTCGTCGTCATCCCCGACATCAATCCTGACACCGCCGACGACAGTCTCCTCGCCTCTTTCCTCTCGCTTTCCGACGTCTATCTCACCGGCCACCACGCCGCCTTCAAGGGCTCCGTGTCCCCCGGCAAAACCGTCACCGTCATCGGCGACGGCGCCGTCGGCCTCTCCGCCGTCCTCGCCTCCCGGCAGATGGGCGCCGAGCGCATCATCCTCATGGGCCGCCACCGCGACCGCACCGATCTCGGCGTCGAGTGGGGCGCCACCGACGTCGTCTCCACCCGCGGCGACGAAGGCATCGCCGAAGTCATGGCCCTCACCAACGGCGAAGGCTCCCACGTCGTCCTCGAGGCCGTCGGCCACATGCCCGCCTACGAGCAGGCCTACGGCATCGTCCGCCCCGGCGGCGTCATCTCCCGCGTCGGCGTCCCCCAATACGAATCCGCCCCGATCGGCTTCGGCTCCCTATTCGGCAAAAACGCCAGCCTCACCGGCGGCCCCGCCCCCGTCCGCGCCTACTTGGAATCCGCGCTCACCCAGGTCTTAAACGGTGAGATCAACCCAGGCAAGGTCTTCGACCTTTCCCTCCCGCTTATCGACGCCCCCGCCGCCTACACCGCCATGGACTCCCGCACCGCCCTCAAGGTGATGCTCACGCCCTAGGGTTCCAAGTGGGTGAAGGTCGCATGCCAGCGCCACAAACCCGCCTCCTCCACTTTCATCGGCATCGCCGGTGCCCTCCCCTCCCGGGTCTCTCGCCGCCACTTCACGGTGTCCATCACCATCTCCACGACCGTCCCCAAATGCCACTCCACGCAGTGTTCCGTAAACCACAGCACGATATAGCCCCTGCGCTGCGCGGCATTGAGCTTCCACACGTCCTTCGTGTAGTTCTTCCGATTGTGGGCGCCGTGATACTCAAACCCATTGACCTCCACGACCACCCGCGCCTGGTGATCCACCCCATCAAAACGATACGGCCCCAGCTGCGCATTCCCTTCAAATCCCCCACAACCCCTCGCCTGCAACTCGCGGAATAGCCTCCGCTCCGTCCACGAGTCAGCCCCCACCGCCGCCGCGGCCACCATCCGCGCAGTCTTCTTCGGCAATCGCACCAACGCTTGCCTGTCCCTCTCAAAATCCTCCCTGCCCTTCTTGCTGGCATAACGCACCTCCAGCAGCTCCCGCGCCGTTTCCACAGCGGTCGCGTCCCCCGCCGCGACCAACGCACTCACCACCCGCACATTGGCGATCATCCGCACATCGACCCTCCTGCGCTCCCGCACCCTGACCACCGCAGATTGCGCCGTCGATGAGCCCCGCTCCACCACCGCGTGCAGCGGCAACGAGATCTCCTTCCCCAAGTACAACTCCGCCACCGTCTTGCCGCTAAACACCAAGTGCGGCTTATGCTCGTTGACTGCCTCCAGCACCAGCCGCCCTGTCACCGCAGCGCGAGTGTAAATCCCGCGCACAATCCTGCTGAGCTTCCCCTCCCTCACGAGCCTGGTCAGCACATACTCGCTAAATCCGTGCTCGCGTAACTCCCGAGTCGTGTAATAGTCCTTGCCAGCCGGCCAGTCGTGGTCTCTCATGCTCTGTTAGACCCGTCCCCGGCCCCAGCGGTTCCCACTGACACAAGGCCGCCTATCGACGCCCACCACCCGCCAGCGTCACCACAAACCCCAAAGACCGCAGCAAGCACCCACCCAACTCAGGGTTCGTCCTGACACAAGGCCGCTAATCGACGCCCCCACCCGCCACCGTCACCACAAACCCCCACGGCCGCACCACACACCCACCCAACTCACGGTTCGTCCTGACACAAGGCCGCTAATCGACGCCCCCACCCGCCACCGTCACCACAAACCCCAAAGACCGCACCAAGCACACCCCCGCCTCGGGGTTCGC is a window from the Corynebacterium testudinoris genome containing:
- a CDS encoding Gfo/Idh/MocA family protein, producing the protein MKLAVLGAGKIVNEFLPEAKKIPGLELAAIYGRRREVLEPIAEEFDIPRVYTDVDECLADPGIDTVWVAVPNTLHFEFSRAALLAGKNVICEKPFVLESAQLETLAELARERGLILVEAITTVHSESFGYLRDLLPSLGTLKLLSSEYAQYSSRMDAFRAGEPLHPSFDPAHGGGSLMDLGVYAVHVIVGLLGQPKAISYAPNIERGTDTSGVLTLEYPETTAIAVFGKDCDGPNRTILRGLDGYALCSAPPNELSGVVHRRRGEEEQVWEPAPQSHRMIAEFVEFERLIREGDLAARDRLLEHSAIVVGVLEAARRSL
- a CDS encoding beta-glucoside-specific PTS transporter subunit IIABC; its protein translation is MATKTAFRPLAEGVVAALGGPDNIRSVTHCATRLRFKIKDAAKVDDAGVEKHDGVITLVKAGGQHQVVIGNDVALAYQAIVDVDGMSTKAVKEASEDEDEGPQGSLFNRLIDLISSLFSPILWCLSGIALLKAFLAMSVQFGWIDTEGTNYLVLNAMADAVFYFLPLYLALTAARKFKVNDFIALSVVAPLVYPTVVALGGVEEPVTLFGLPLITMSYASSVIPAILAVWLTGYLQRWLERVLPGAIRTFGTPLLCVLIMVPLVLFTVGPITMIASNGISNAIAWLFHVAPWLAGALMGGFWQVFVMFGLHWGFVPVFLNDIATQGYSSIMAVLMAPVLAQGAATAAVFLRSKVAARRKVAGPATVSAILAGVTEPAVYGVTLPLKIPFYLGCVGGAIGGAIIAMGGAAFNTFVFPSVLATPALLGRGNLIMAFSGIVVAMIVAFIGTWIVMPRLEKQEAAVPSSPEDTTIDVPSGTTAILLPVRGEVIPLDQVDDKVFASGAMGTGLAVLPADGEVIAPVSGTVIAAPKSGHAFGIKSPEGIEVLVHVGLDTVAMKGEGFTPHVAKGDVVTAGQPLVTADLAAIAAAGYEATTLLVVTNSGTLADVRNVAPNVSSLAGEAGILVTP
- a CDS encoding glycoside hydrolase family 1 protein: MFPNNFLWGGATAANQIEGAYNQGGKGLSIQDVLPRGVVHETTDGPTPDNLKLVAIDHYERYAEDIALFAEMGFKVYRFSIAWSRIFPNGDETEPNEEGLAFYDRILDELEKYGIEPLVTISHYETPLHLARHYGGWTNRALIDFFERYARALFTRYRGRIRYWLTFNEINSLLHIPILGGIDKPEPSRQELYQAMHHELVASGRVTRIAHEIDPSNQIGCMILAVPRYPLTPSPLDALATLQASQGDYAFGDIHCRGYYPGYLLRTLREQGIDLDITDADRADLANTVDFVSFSYYMSVCETADPTKQIKGEGNLIGGVPNPTLEASEWGWQIDPVGLRIILNDYWDRWQKPLFIVENGLGAKDVLTATPDGPTVDDSYRIAYMRDHLIQVGEAIEDGVDLLGYTSWGCIDVVSASTAEMSKRYGFIYVDRHDDGSGTLDRYRKKSFHWYRDVIASNGATLTD
- a CDS encoding PRD domain-containing protein; protein product: MKVVRVLNNNVVLATDGSGREVILTGWGVGFQMKPGAVVDTAKVTRTFVPEEGRDRDHLAGMLSAIDPEFVMLADDALTATLPASPGPATVVALADHLSFAVQRAQGGVALGPHPLQAEVSHLYPDEYAAARAIVEKVSSQVEVDLPDSEAVAVALHLVNAGFHTDDLSDTYTMTGVFSQLFEIIDSSYDTSIDRSSISAARFITHLRYFFVRARDGRQLKEGMAVLASSLEVSHPEAVQCAQRLARVLELRLGVPLTEDEVAYLALHVARLSSDLSPSREAES
- a CDS encoding zinc-binding dehydrogenase, translated to MKATLMYGAGDVRVDTVPDPIIHFPTDALVRTIRACVCGSDLHPYHDMPAREHGRSMGHELIAVVEEVGPEVRHIKKGDFVIAPFAFQDNTCEFCREGLQTNCPHGGFYGTPEAAGLQAELARIPLADGSLVVIPDINPDTADDSLLASFLSLSDVYLTGHHAAFKGSVSPGKTVTVIGDGAVGLSAVLASRQMGAERIILMGRHRDRTDLGVEWGATDVVSTRGDEGIAEVMALTNGEGSHVVLEAVGHMPAYEQAYGIVRPGGVISRVGVPQYESAPIGFGSLFGKNASLTGGPAPVRAYLESALTQVLNGEINPGKVFDLSLPLIDAPAAYTAMDSRTALKVMLTP
- a CDS encoding DUF559 domain-containing protein — its product is MRDHDWPAGKDYYTTRELREHGFSEYVLTRLVREGKLSRIVRGIYTRAAVTGRLVLEAVNEHKPHLVFSGKTVAELYLGKEISLPLHAVVERGSSTAQSAVVRVRERRRVDVRMIANVRVVSALVAAGDATAVETARELLEVRYASKKGREDFERDRQALVRLPKKTARMVAAAAVGADSWTERRLFRELQARGCGGFEGNAQLGPYRFDGVDHQARVVVEVNGFEYHGAHNRKNYTKDVWKLNAAQRRGYIVLWFTEHCVEWHLGTVVEMVMDTVKWRRETREGRAPAMPMKVEEAGLWRWHATFTHLEP